From Desulfomonilia bacterium:
GCGACACCGGGTCTAATCACACGGTCAACCCAGCCTTTGAGTATCGCCGGAGGCTGGCCCCACCAGTTCGGATGGATAATGATGATTCCGTCGGCATTTGCAATCTCATTGCAATGCTCCATGATTTCGATTGGGATTACGGCATCAGAATGTATTTCACCGGCAGTCATGAGAGGATTGAAATATTCTTTATAGAGGTCATGGTATGATACGCAATGTCCGTTAAACTTTAGACGGCTGACTGCTGTTTCGGCAATGGCATGATTGAAGCTTTTTCCATCGGGGTGCGCAAGAATGACAGTGATGTTCATTTGTAAGTGAAGAAAAAATCCTGCACCCTGATTAAAGGAAACCAGGAGTGCAGG
This genomic window contains:
- a CDS encoding NAD(P)H-dependent oxidoreductase, translated to MNITVILAHPDGKSFNHAIAETAVSRLKFNGHCVSYHDLYKEYFNPLMTAGEIHSDAVIPIEIMEHCNEIANADGIIIIHPNWWGQPPAILKGWVDRVIRPGVAYRFLEGDGGEGVPVGLLKARVAIVFNTANTPPEREANVFGDPLELIWKNCIFGLCGISDFRREVFSVVVTSSPEQRQEWLKKVEEIIDRLPQK